The following proteins are encoded in a genomic region of Lemur catta isolate mLemCat1 chromosome 10, mLemCat1.pri, whole genome shotgun sequence:
- the LRRC8A gene encoding volume-regulated anion channel subunit LRRC8A: protein MIPVTELRYFADTQPAYRILKPWWDVFTDYISIVMLMIAVFGGTLQVTQDKMICLPCKWVTKDSCNDSFRGWAAPGPEPTYPNSTILPSPDAGPTGIKYDLDRHQYNYVDAVCYENRLHWFAKYFPYLVLLHTLIFLACSNFWFKFPRTSSKLEHFVSILLKCFDSPWTTRALSETVVEESDPKPAFSKMNGSMDKKSSTVSEDVEATVPMLQRTKSRIEQGIVDRSETGVLDKKEGEQAKALFEKVKKFRTHVEEGDIVYRLYMRQTIIKVIKFILIICYTVYYVHNIKFDVDCTVDIESLTGYRTYRCAHPLATLFKILASFYISLVIFYGLICMYTLWWMLRRSLKKYSFESIREESSYSDIPDVKNDFAFMLHLIDQYDPLYSKRFAVFLSEVSENKLRQLNLNNEWTLDKLRQRLTKNAQDKLELHLFMLSGIPDTVFDLVELEVLKLELIPDVTIPPSIAQLTGLKELWLYHTAAKIEAPALAFLRENLRALHIKFTDIKEIPLWIYSLKTLEELHLTGNLSAENNRYIVIDGLRELKRLKVLRLKSNLSKLPQVVTDVGVHLQKLSINNEGTKLIVLNSLKKMVNLTELELIRCDLERIPHSIFSLHNLQEIDLKDNNLKTIEEIISFQHLHRLTCLKLWYNHIAYIPIQIGNLTNLERLYLNRNKIEKIPTQLFYCRKLRYLDLSHNNLTFLPADIGLLQNLQNLAVTANRIEALPPELFQCRKLRALHLGNNVLQSLPSRVGELTNLTQIELRGNRLECLPVELGECPLLKRSGLVVEEDLFNTLPPEVKERLWRADKEQA from the exons ATGATTCCGGTGACAGAACTCCGCTACTTTGCGGACACACAGCCAGCGTACCGGATTCTGAAGCCATGGTGGGATGTGTTCACCGACTACATCTCCATTGTCATGCTGATGATTGCTGTCTTCGGGGGGACGCTGCAGGTCACCCAGGACAAGATGATCTGCCTGCCCTGTAAGTGGGTCACCAAGGACTCCTGCAACGACTCATTCCGGGGCTGGGCAGCCCCTGGCCCAGAACCCACCTACCCCAACTCCACGATCCTGCCGAGCCCTGATGCGGGCCCAACGGGCATCAAGTATGACCTGGACCGACACCAGTACAACTATGTGGACGCTGTGTGCTATGAGAACCGGCTGCACTGGTTCGCCAAGTACTTCCCTTACCTGGTGCTGCTGCACACTCTCATCTTCCTGGCTTGTAGCAACTTCTGGTTCAAGTTCCCACGCACCAGCTCAAAGCTGGAGCATTTTGTGTCTATTTTGCTCAAGTGCTTTGACTCACCTTGGACCACACGGGCCCTATCGGAGACGGTGGTGGAGGAGAGTGACCCCAAGCCAGCCTTCAGCAAGATGAACGGCTCCATGGACAAAAAGTCATCAACAGTCAGTGAGGACGTGGAGGCCACCGTGCCCATGCTGCAGCGGACCAAGTCGCGGATTGAGCAGGGCATCGTGGACCGCTCAGAGACAGGTGTGCTAGACaagaaggaaggggagcaggCCAAGGCACTGTTTGAGAAGGTAAAGAAGTTTCGGACCCATGTAGAGGAGGGGGACATCGTGTACCGCCTCTACATGCGGCAGACCATCATCAAGGTGATCAAGTTCATCCTCATCATCTGCTATACCGTTTACTATGTGCACAACATCAAGTTTGACGTGGACTGCACTGTGGACATCGAGAGCCTGACGGGCTACCGCACCTACCGGTGTGCCCACCCTCTGGCCACACTCTTCAAGATCCTGGCGTCCTTCTACATCAGCCTGGTCATCTTCTACGGCCTCATCTGCATGTACACGCTCTGGTGGATGCTGCGGCGCTCCCTCAAGAAGTACTCGTTCGAGTCAATCCGCGAGGAGAGCAGCTACAGTGACATCCCCGACGTCAAGAATGACTTTGCCTTCATGCTGCACCTCATCGACCAGTATGACCCGCTGTACTCCAAGCGCTTCGCTGTCTTCCTGTCGGAGGTGAGTGAGAACAAGCTGCGGCAGCTGAACCTCAACAACGAGTGGACGCTGGACAAGCTGCGGCAGCGGCTCACCAAAAACGCGCAGGACAAGCTGGAGCTGCACCTATTCATGCTCAGCGGCATCCCCGACACCGTGTTTGACCTGGTGGAGCTGGAGGTTCTGAAGCTGGAGCTGATCCCCGACGTGACCATCCCGCCCAGCATTGCCCAGCTCACGGGCCTCAAGGAGCTGTGGCTCTACCACACGGCCGCCAAGATCGAGGCTCCCGCCCTGGCCTTCCTGCGCGAGAACCTGCGGGCGCTGCACATCAAGTTCACTGACATCAAGGAGATCCCACTATGGATCTATAGCCTGAAGACGCTGGAGGAGCTGCACCTGACAGGCAACCTGAGTGCCGAGAACAATCGCTACATTGTCATCGATGGGCTGCGGGAGCTCAAGCGCCTCAAGGTGCTCCGGCTCAAGAGCAACCTGAGCAAGCTGCCGCAGGTGGTCACGGATGTGGGCGTGCACCTGCAGAAGCTGTCCATCAACAACGAGGGCACCAAGCTCATCGTCCTCAACAGCCTGAAGAAGATGGTGAACCTTACCGAGCTGGAGCTGATCCGCTGTGACCTGGAGCGCATCCCCCACTCCATCTTCAGCCTCCACAACCTGCAGGAGATTGACCTCAAGGACAACAACCTCAAGACGATCGAGGAGATCATCAGCTTCCAGCACCTGCACCGCCTCACCTGCCTTAAGCTGTGGTACAACCACATCGCCTACATCCCCATCCAGATCGGCAACCTCACCAACCTAGAGCGCCTCTACCTGAACCGCAACAAGATCGAGAAGATCCCCACCCAGCTCTTCTACTGCCGCAAGCTGCGCTACCTGGACCTCAGCCACAACAACCTGACCTTCCTCCCTGCTGACATTGGCCTCCTGCAGAACCTCCAGAATCTGGCCGTCACAGCCAACCGG ATCGAGGCGCTCCCTCCGGAGCTCTTCCAGTGCCGGAAGCTGCGGGCCCTGCACCTGGGCAACAACGTGCTGCAGTCGCTGCCCTCGCGGGTGGGCGAGCTGACCAACCTGACGCAGATCGAGCTCCGGGGCAACCGGCTGGAGTGCCTGCCCGTGGAGCTGGGCGAGTGCCCACTGCTCAAGCGCAGCGGCCTGGTGGTGGAGGAGGACCTGTTCAATACGCTGCCGCCCGAGGTGAAGGAGCGGCTATGGAGGGCCGACAAAGAGCAGGCCTGA
- the DOLK gene encoding dolichol kinase, translating to MTRECSPPAPTPTGTPLSGSVLAEAAVVFAVVLSIHAAVWDRYSWCAVALAVQAFYVQYKWDRLLQQGSAVFQFRMSANSGLLPASMVMPLLGLVMKERCQAAGNPFFERFGIVVAATGMAVALFSSVLALGITRPVPTNTCVISGLAGGVIIYIMKHSLSVGEVIEVLEVLLIFVYLNMILLYLLPRCFTPGEALLVLGGISFVLNQLIKRSLTVVESQGDPVDFFLLVVVVGMVLMGIFFSTLFVFMDSGTWASSIFFHLMTCVLGLGVVLPWLHRLIRRNPLLWLLQFLFQTDTRIYLLAYWSLLATLACLVVLYQNAKRSSSESKKHQAPTIARKYFHFIVVATYVPGIIFDRPLLYVAATVCLAVFIFLEYVRYFRIKPLGHTLRSLLSLFLDERDSGPLILTHMYLLLGMSLPIWLVPRPCTQKGSLGGARALVPYAGVLAVGVGDTVASIFGSTMGEIHWPGTKKTFEGTMMSIFAQIISVALILIFDSGVDLNYSYAWILGSISTVSLLEAYTTQIDNLLLPLYLLILLMA from the coding sequence ATGACCCGAGAGTGCTcacccccggcccccaccccgaCCGGGACGCCGCTGAGTGGGTCGGTGCTGGCAGAGGCGGCAGTGGTGTTCGCAGTGGTGCTGAGCATCCACGCAGCCGTGTGGGACCGATACTCGTGGTGCGCCGTGGCGCTCGCGGTGCAGGCCTTCTACGTCCAATACAAGTGGGACCGGCTGCTACAGCAGGGAAGCGCCGTCTTCCAGTTTCGAATGTCTGCAAACAGTGGTCTACTGCCCGCCTCCATGGTCATGCCTCTGCTTGGACTAGTCATGAAGGAGCGTTGCCAGGCTGCGGGGAATCCGTTCTTCGAGCGTTTTGGCATTGTGGTGGCAGCCACTGGCATGGCAGTAGCCCTCTTCTCATCAGTGTTGGCGCTGGGCATCACTCGCCCGGTGCCAACCAACACTTGTGTCATCTCGGGTTTGGCCGGAGGTGTTATCATTTATATCATGAAACACTCCTTGAGTGTGGGCGAAGTGATTGAGGTCTTGGAAGTCCTGCTAATCTTTGTTTATCTCAACATGATCCTGCTGTACCTGCTGCCCCGCTGCTTCACTCCTGGTGAGGCGCTGCTAGTATTGGGTGGCATTAGCTTTGTTCTCAACCAGCTCATCAAGCGCTCTCTGACTGTGGTGGAAAGCCAGGGGGACCCAGTGGACTTCTTCCTACTGGTGGTCGTGGTAGGGATGGTGCTCATGGGCATCTTCTTCAGCACCCTCTTTGTCTTCATGGACTCGGGCACCTGGGCCTCCTCCATCTTTTTCCACCTCATGACCTGTGTACTGGGCCTTGGTGTGGTCCTGCCCTGGCTGCACCGGCTCATCCGCAGGAACCCCCTGCTTTGGCTTCTTCAATTCCTCTTCCAGACAGACACCCGCATCTACCTCCTAGCCTATTGGTCTCTGCTGGCCACCTTGGCCTGCCTGGTGGTGCTCTACCAGAATGCCAAGCGGTCATCTTCCGAGTCCAAGAAGCACCAGGCCCCCACCATTGCCCGAAAGTATTTCCATTTCATTGTTGTAGCCACCTACGTCCCAGGTATCATCTTTGACCGGCCACTGCTCTATGTGGCTGCCACTGTATGTCTAGCAGTCTTCATCTTCCTGGAGTACGTACGCTACTTCCGCATCAAGCCCCTGGGTCACACTCTGCGGAGCCTCCTGTCCCTCTTCCTGGATGAACGAGATAGCGGACCACTCATTCTAACACACATGTACCTGCTCCTGGGCATGTCTCTTCCAATTTGGCTGGTCCCTAGACCCTGCACACAGAAGGGTAGCCTCGGGGGAGCCAGGGCCCTTGTCCCCTATGCTGGTGTCCTGGCTGTGGGTGTGGGTGATACTGTGGCCTCCATCTTTGGCAGCACCATGGGTGAGATCCACTGGCCTGGAACCAAAAAGACTTTTGAGGGGACCATGATGTCTATATTTGCACAGATCATTTCTGTAGCGTTAATTTTAATCTTTGACAGTGGAGTGGACCTAAACTATAGTTACGCTTGGATTTTGGGGTCCATCAGCACTGTGTCTCTTCTAGAAGCGTACACTACACAGATAGACAATCTCCTTTTGCCTCTCTACCTCCTGATACTGCTGATGGCCTAG
- the PHYHD1 gene encoding phytanoyl-CoA dioxygenase domain-containing protein 1 isoform X2: MAGLNPSQLQKFREDGFLVLEGFLSADECVAMQQRIGEIVAKMDVPLHCRTEFSTQEEEQIRAQGSTDYFLSSGDKIRFFFEKGVFDKKGNFLVPPEKSVNKIGHALHAYDPVFRSITHSPKVQQPHLGGEVTPHQDATFLYTEPLGRVLGIWLALEDATLENGCLWFIPGSHTSGVSRRMVRAPAGSASGISFLGSEPDRDNSLFVPTPVRRGALVLIHGEVVHKSEQNLSARSRQAYTFHLMDTSGTVWSPENWLQPTAELPFPPLYT, translated from the exons ATGGCAGGCCTGAACCCCTCACAACTCCAGAAG TTCCGGGAGGATGGATTCCTGGTGCTGGAAGGATTCTTGTCTGCAGATGAGTGTGTGGCCATGCAGCAGAGGATTGGCGAGATAGTGGCCAAGATGGATGTCCCTCTCCACTGTCGCACAGAGTTTTCCACCCAGGAAGAGGAACAGATTCGAGCCCAG GGCAGCACGGACTATTTCTTGAGCAGTGGCGACAAGATTCGATTCTTCTTTGAGAAAGGCGTTTTTGACAAGAAAG gaaaTTTCCTGGTCCCTCCAGAGAAATCTGTCAACAAAATTGGCCACG CACTGCACGCCTACGACCCTGTCTTCAGGAGCATCACACACTCTCCCAAGGTGCAG CAACCTCACCTTGGCGGCGAAG TCACCCCTCACCAGGATGCCACCTTCCTGTACACGGAGCCGCTGGGCCGGGTGCTGGGCATATGGCTTGCGCTGGAGGACGCCACGCTGGAGAACGGCTGTCTCTGGTTCATCCCTGGCTCCCACACCA GTGGCGTGTCAAGAAGGATGGTCCGGGCCCCTGCTGGCTCAGCATCTGGCATCAGCTTCCTCGGGTCCGAGCCTGACCGGGATAACAGCCTCTTTGTGCCCACGCCTGTGCGCAGAG GGGCCCTGGTCCTAATCCACGGAGAAGTGGTGCACAAGAGTGAGCAGAACCTCTCCGCCCGCTCGCGCCAGGCCTATACATTCCACCTCATGGACACCTCTGGCACTGTCTGGAGCCCAGAGAACTG GCTCCAGCCAACAGCTGAGCTGCCCTTCCCTCCACTGTACACCTAG
- the PHYHD1 gene encoding phytanoyl-CoA dioxygenase domain-containing protein 1 isoform X3, with product MQQRIGEIVAKMDVPLHCRTEFSTQEEEQIRAQGSTDYFLSSGDKIRFFFEKGVFDKKGNFLVPPEKSVNKIGHALHAYDPVFRSITHSPKVQALARSLGLQMPVVVQSMYIFKQPHLGGEVTPHQDATFLYTEPLGRVLGIWLALEDATLENGCLWFIPGSHTSGVSRRMVRAPAGSASGISFLGSEPDRDNSLFVPTPVRRGALVLIHGEVVHKSEQNLSARSRQAYTFHLMDTSGTVWSPENWLQPTAELPFPPLYT from the exons ATGCAGCAGAGGATTGGCGAGATAGTGGCCAAGATGGATGTCCCTCTCCACTGTCGCACAGAGTTTTCCACCCAGGAAGAGGAACAGATTCGAGCCCAG GGCAGCACGGACTATTTCTTGAGCAGTGGCGACAAGATTCGATTCTTCTTTGAGAAAGGCGTTTTTGACAAGAAAG gaaaTTTCCTGGTCCCTCCAGAGAAATCTGTCAACAAAATTGGCCACG CACTGCACGCCTACGACCCTGTCTTCAGGAGCATCACACACTCTCCCAAGGTGCAG GCCTTGGCCAGAAGTCTGGGCCTCCAGATGCCTGTGGTGGTACAGAGCATGTACATCTTTAAG CAACCTCACCTTGGCGGCGAAG TCACCCCTCACCAGGATGCCACCTTCCTGTACACGGAGCCGCTGGGCCGGGTGCTGGGCATATGGCTTGCGCTGGAGGACGCCACGCTGGAGAACGGCTGTCTCTGGTTCATCCCTGGCTCCCACACCA GTGGCGTGTCAAGAAGGATGGTCCGGGCCCCTGCTGGCTCAGCATCTGGCATCAGCTTCCTCGGGTCCGAGCCTGACCGGGATAACAGCCTCTTTGTGCCCACGCCTGTGCGCAGAG GGGCCCTGGTCCTAATCCACGGAGAAGTGGTGCACAAGAGTGAGCAGAACCTCTCCGCCCGCTCGCGCCAGGCCTATACATTCCACCTCATGGACACCTCTGGCACTGTCTGGAGCCCAGAGAACTG GCTCCAGCCAACAGCTGAGCTGCCCTTCCCTCCACTGTACACCTAG
- the PHYHD1 gene encoding phytanoyl-CoA dioxygenase domain-containing protein 1 isoform X4, translated as MAGLNPSQLQKFREDGFLVLEGFLSADECVAMQQRIGEIVAKMDVPLHCRTEFSTQEEEQIRAQGSTDYFLSSGDKIRFFFEKGVFDKKGNFLVPPEKSVNKIGHALHAYDPVFRSITHSPKVQALARSLGLQMPVVVQSMYIFKQPHLGGEGGVSRRMVRAPAGSASGISFLGSEPDRDNSLFVPTPVRRGALVLIHGEVVHKSEQNLSARSRQAYTFHLMDTSGTVWSPENWLQPTAELPFPPLYT; from the exons ATGGCAGGCCTGAACCCCTCACAACTCCAGAAG TTCCGGGAGGATGGATTCCTGGTGCTGGAAGGATTCTTGTCTGCAGATGAGTGTGTGGCCATGCAGCAGAGGATTGGCGAGATAGTGGCCAAGATGGATGTCCCTCTCCACTGTCGCACAGAGTTTTCCACCCAGGAAGAGGAACAGATTCGAGCCCAG GGCAGCACGGACTATTTCTTGAGCAGTGGCGACAAGATTCGATTCTTCTTTGAGAAAGGCGTTTTTGACAAGAAAG gaaaTTTCCTGGTCCCTCCAGAGAAATCTGTCAACAAAATTGGCCACG CACTGCACGCCTACGACCCTGTCTTCAGGAGCATCACACACTCTCCCAAGGTGCAG GCCTTGGCCAGAAGTCTGGGCCTCCAGATGCCTGTGGTGGTACAGAGCATGTACATCTTTAAG CAACCTCACCTTGGCGGCGAAG GTGGCGTGTCAAGAAGGATGGTCCGGGCCCCTGCTGGCTCAGCATCTGGCATCAGCTTCCTCGGGTCCGAGCCTGACCGGGATAACAGCCTCTTTGTGCCCACGCCTGTGCGCAGAG GGGCCCTGGTCCTAATCCACGGAGAAGTGGTGCACAAGAGTGAGCAGAACCTCTCCGCCCGCTCGCGCCAGGCCTATACATTCCACCTCATGGACACCTCTGGCACTGTCTGGAGCCCAGAGAACTG GCTCCAGCCAACAGCTGAGCTGCCCTTCCCTCCACTGTACACCTAG
- the PHYHD1 gene encoding phytanoyl-CoA dioxygenase domain-containing protein 1 isoform X1 produces MAGLNPSQLQKFREDGFLVLEGFLSADECVAMQQRIGEIVAKMDVPLHCRTEFSTQEEEQIRAQGSTDYFLSSGDKIRFFFEKGVFDKKGNFLVPPEKSVNKIGHALHAYDPVFRSITHSPKVQALARSLGLQMPVVVQSMYIFKQPHLGGEVTPHQDATFLYTEPLGRVLGIWLALEDATLENGCLWFIPGSHTSGVSRRMVRAPAGSASGISFLGSEPDRDNSLFVPTPVRRGALVLIHGEVVHKSEQNLSARSRQAYTFHLMDTSGTVWSPENWLQPTAELPFPPLYT; encoded by the exons ATGGCAGGCCTGAACCCCTCACAACTCCAGAAG TTCCGGGAGGATGGATTCCTGGTGCTGGAAGGATTCTTGTCTGCAGATGAGTGTGTGGCCATGCAGCAGAGGATTGGCGAGATAGTGGCCAAGATGGATGTCCCTCTCCACTGTCGCACAGAGTTTTCCACCCAGGAAGAGGAACAGATTCGAGCCCAG GGCAGCACGGACTATTTCTTGAGCAGTGGCGACAAGATTCGATTCTTCTTTGAGAAAGGCGTTTTTGACAAGAAAG gaaaTTTCCTGGTCCCTCCAGAGAAATCTGTCAACAAAATTGGCCACG CACTGCACGCCTACGACCCTGTCTTCAGGAGCATCACACACTCTCCCAAGGTGCAG GCCTTGGCCAGAAGTCTGGGCCTCCAGATGCCTGTGGTGGTACAGAGCATGTACATCTTTAAG CAACCTCACCTTGGCGGCGAAG TCACCCCTCACCAGGATGCCACCTTCCTGTACACGGAGCCGCTGGGCCGGGTGCTGGGCATATGGCTTGCGCTGGAGGACGCCACGCTGGAGAACGGCTGTCTCTGGTTCATCCCTGGCTCCCACACCA GTGGCGTGTCAAGAAGGATGGTCCGGGCCCCTGCTGGCTCAGCATCTGGCATCAGCTTCCTCGGGTCCGAGCCTGACCGGGATAACAGCCTCTTTGTGCCCACGCCTGTGCGCAGAG GGGCCCTGGTCCTAATCCACGGAGAAGTGGTGCACAAGAGTGAGCAGAACCTCTCCGCCCGCTCGCGCCAGGCCTATACATTCCACCTCATGGACACCTCTGGCACTGTCTGGAGCCCAGAGAACTG GCTCCAGCCAACAGCTGAGCTGCCCTTCCCTCCACTGTACACCTAG